One genomic region from Reichenbachiella ulvae encodes:
- a CDS encoding alpha-hydroxy acid oxidase produces MEEYINSEYPDISYLRAKAKKRIPGFAFDYLDGGCNTEVNKRKNTEEIRELELRPYYLRELINPNMEVDLFGKKFSAPFGISPIGLQGLMWPRATEILAKSAFDYNIPFILSTVATASLEKVSEITEGNAWFQLYHPAEADLRDDILDRAEAAGYPVLVLLSDVPSFGYRSKEIKNGLAIPPKMSLRNILQIMGCPNWAIHTLLAGTPEFKTLKPYIPKGMSLKHLGQFMNRTFDGRLDEERIKAIRDKWKGKLVLKGVTSEEDAEKCVKLGIDGIIVSNHGGRQLDHGESAIKSLGPIVEKFRGQIKVMMDSGIQTGPDIASSLAAGAEFTFLGRSFMYGVAALGSRGGDHTISILKKQLKQVMDQVCCARPEDFPDFLIRE; encoded by the coding sequence ATGGAAGAATATATAAATTCAGAATATCCGGATATCTCTTATCTCAGAGCCAAAGCGAAAAAACGAATTCCTGGATTTGCTTTCGATTACTTGGACGGTGGATGTAATACCGAAGTAAATAAGAGAAAAAATACAGAAGAAATCCGAGAGTTGGAATTAAGACCTTATTATCTGAGAGAGCTAATCAACCCCAATATGGAGGTGGATCTATTTGGAAAAAAGTTTTCTGCTCCATTTGGAATTTCTCCCATAGGCCTTCAAGGCTTGATGTGGCCAAGGGCTACAGAGATTTTGGCCAAGTCTGCATTTGATTACAATATTCCTTTCATACTGAGCACAGTGGCTACAGCCAGTTTAGAAAAGGTAAGTGAGATCACAGAAGGAAACGCTTGGTTTCAACTTTATCATCCCGCAGAGGCCGATCTAAGAGATGATATTCTGGATCGAGCTGAAGCTGCTGGGTATCCAGTTTTGGTCTTATTATCAGACGTGCCATCCTTTGGATATAGAAGCAAAGAAATTAAGAATGGATTGGCTATTCCTCCTAAAATGTCATTGAGAAACATTTTGCAAATCATGGGGTGTCCTAATTGGGCTATTCATACTTTATTAGCAGGAACACCAGAATTCAAAACCCTAAAACCATATATCCCTAAAGGAATGAGTCTAAAACATCTAGGTCAGTTTATGAATAGGACTTTTGATGGCAGATTAGATGAAGAAAGAATAAAAGCGATCAGGGATAAATGGAAAGGAAAACTGGTTTTGAAAGGAGTGACTAGCGAAGAGGATGCAGAAAAATGTGTGAAGTTAGGAATTGATGGAATCATCGTATCGAATCATGGCGGCAGGCAGTTAGATCATGGTGAGTCTGCTATTAAGTCTTTAGGCCCTATAGTCGAAAAGTTTAGAGGGCAGATCAAGGTAATGATGGATAGTGGGATTCAAACAGGTCCCGATATTGCTTCTAGTTTAGCAGCTGGAGCAGAATTCACCTTTTTGGGGAGATCATTTATGTATGGTGTTGCGGCATTGGGAAGTAGAGGGGGAGATCATACCATTTCGATTCTAAAGAAACAATTAAAGCAGGTCATGGATCAAGTTTGCTGCGCAAGGCCTGAAGATTTTCCTGATTTCTTAATCAGAGAATGA